ATCTTCTTTAAATTGTGGACTAAAGTCAGGAAAGCGTACTATCTCTAATGGTGGTGACGGCGGTTCAACTTTCTTCTTTGCCACATTGCTCCGCCTTTAACGAAGCGATTGCCTCATCAACAGCTACTAGTTCTAAAATCTCCTCATCCCTTGATTTTGACCACTCTAAAGCACCCAGCAGACGTGCTGCATTTTTAGGGCTTCTCAGAAGGTAGGCTGTTTCTTTGAGACTTGCAAGTTCGTCTTCGGCAATTAAGGCAACGTTTGGTTTGTTACGACGCTCAATCACAATAATTTCTCGGTCGTTAACAACTTTATCAAGAAGCGTAGCTAGGTTTTCAC
Above is a window of Gloeocapsopsis sp. IPPAS B-1203 DNA encoding:
- a CDS encoding type II toxin-antitoxin system prevent-host-death family antitoxin — encoded protein: MQTTYTKARENLATLLDKVVNDREIIVIERRNKPNVALIAEDELASLKETAYLLRSPKNAARLLGALEWSKSRDEEILELVAVDEAIASLKAEQCGKEES